A stretch of DNA from Desulfosarcina ovata subsp. ovata:
ACGTGCCAGGGTTCCAGGGCCTGGCGCAGCTCCATCTCCATTCCCTGGTAGACCACGCGCCCATAAATGGGAAAGCGGAATTCAAAATGGGGGTGGAAGAATTCCATGGTGACCGGGTAGCCGGCTTGGCGCAGGATGGTCAGCACGTCGGCAAAATCCTTGCGCACCAGATCGGGCAGCATGAAGCGGTCGTGCAGCCGGGTGCCCCAGCGCACCAGTTTTTTCCGGTAGGGCGTTTTCCAGAACCAGGCCACGGCAATGCGCAGCAGCAGCTGCTGGGCCAGGCTCATGCGGGCGTGGGGCGGCATTTCAAAGGCGCGGAGCTCCAGCAGCCCCAGCCGGCCGGCGCTGCTGTCCGGCGAATAGAGCTTGTCGATGCAGAATTCCGCCCGGTGGGTGTTTCCCGAAACGTCCACCAGCAGGTGGCGGAAGAGGCGGTCCACCAGCCACGGCGGGCAGGGCTGGTCGGAACCGGTCTGGCGGTCCAGCTCGGCAAAGGCGATCTCCAGTTCGTAGAGGCTGTCGTGGCGGGCCTCGTCGATACGCGGCTGCTGGCTGGTGGGGCCGATGAAAAGGCCGGAAAAGAGAAAACTGAGCGAGGGGTGGTTGTTCCAGAAGGTCACCAGGCTGCGCGGCAGGTCCGGCCGCCGCAGAAACGGGCTGTCGGCCGGTGTGGCGCCGCCGACCACGATGTGGTTGCCGCCGCCGGTGCCGGTGTGCCGTCCGTCGAGCATGAACTTTTCCGTTGCCAGGCGGCACTGCCGGGCGGTTTCGTAAAGGGTGGTGGTGGTGTCGACCATTTCGCGCCAGTTGTGCATGGGCTGGATGTTGACTTCGATCACGCCGGGGTCGGGGGTGATCTTGAGGCTGTTGATGCGCGGATCATTGGGCGGCGTATAGCCTTCCACCACCACGGGTAGGCCGGTGGCCGCGGCCGTGGCCTCGATGGCGGCGATGAGCTCCAGGTAGCCGTTCAGGTTGGCAATGGGCGGCATGAAGACGTAGAGGCGGCCGTTCCGGGGTTGCACGCAAAGGGCCGTGCGCACGATCCAGGCCGCCGACTCGCCGACCACCGGCTGCGGGTCGTCAAAGGGGCAGGGTTGGGGGCGCACCCCGTCGCCTGCTGTCGCCTCATCGGCACCTTTCAGATAGTGTTGGCCGTCGTGCAGGTCGGGCAGGGGGCCGCGCTCGGCCATGGGGTCCAGGGGATGGTCGTAGGGGTAGTCGGTCTCGGAGACCCACGGCAGGGAATCCAGGGGCAGGCGCAGCCCGGCCGGCGAATCGCCGGGCAGCAGGAACATGTGCTCACTCCGCAGCGGCCACGGGCCGCTTTTCCACGAGCCGTACTGCAACGGCAGCACATAGCCGGCCACGGCGCCCAGGCCGTTGCGGAAGGTGCGCACCATGCGCACCCGTTCCTCAGGGTCGTCCAGACGCGGGTCGGTGGGCGTCACGTTGACCGGCAGCAGCTGCTCCTTGTACAGGTAGTAGAGCGTATCCTCGTAGCTTTCACGGATGAACCGCCGGTTCACCGCCAGTCGGTCGGCCAGGGTTTCGATGAACCGCTTGGCTTCCGCCGCGCCAAAGCCGTAATCCTTGTCGGTGTCGGCGATCCAGCGATCGTCTTGCCAGATGGGCTTGCCATCCGTGCGCCAATAGCAGCCCAGGGCCCAGCGGGGCAGTGATTCGCCCGGGTACCACTTGCCCTGGCCGTAGTGCAGCAGGCCGCCGGAAGCCCACTGCCCGCGCAGCTTTCTGATGAGCTGTTCCGAGAGCTCGCGCTTCTCCTCGCCCAGGGCGGCGGTATTCCACTGCTCGCCGTCCATGTCGTCGATGGAAACGAAGGTGGGCTCGCCGCCCATGGTCAGGCGCACGTCGGCGGTTTCCAGTTCCCGGTCCACCCGGTCGCCCAGGGCCACGATGGCGTCCCATACCGTCTCGGGGTAGGGCCGTGTGGAGCGCGGTTCCTCGCGTACCCGCCGGACGCTCATGGTGTGGCCGAACTCCACCTCGCATTTTTCCACGGCGCCGGTAATCGGCGCCGCGCTTAGGGGTTCGGGCGAGCAGGCCAGGGGAATGTGCCCCTCGCCGGCAAAAAGGCCCGAGGTGGGGTCCATGCCCACCCAGCCGGCGCCGGGCAGGTAGACCTCGGTCCAGGCGTGCAGGTCGGTGAAGTCGGCCTCCGGCCCGGAGGGGCCGTCCAGGGATTTGACGTCCGGAGCCAGTTGGATCAGGTAGCCGGAGACGAACCGCGCAGCCAGCCCCAGATGGCGCAGGATGTTGACCAGCAGCCAGGCCGAGTCGCGGCAGGATCCGCTGCCCAGGGTCAGGGTCTGTTCGGGGCTTTGCACGTTGGCTTCCATGCGGATCAGGTAGCTGACCTCTTCGCTCAAGCGGCGATTCAGTTCCACCAGAAAATCGATGGTCGATTTGGGCGACCGGTCGATGCCGGCCAGGTAGGCGGCCAGTCGCTTGCCCGCCGGTTCCCGCTCCAGGTAGGGGGCCAGATCCGTTTTGAGCCTGCGTTCGTAGGAGAAGGGGAAGGTCTTGGTGTCGGGTTCCAGGAAAAAATCGAAGGGGTTGATGATGATCATCTCGGCCACCAGGTCCACCTCGACCCGGAAGACGTCGGTTTTTTCCGTGAAGACCAGGCGGCCCAGATAGTTGCTGAAGGGATCCTGCTGCCAGTTGATGAAGTGGGCTTTGGGGGTAACCGTCATGGAGTAGCTCAGGATCGGCGTCCGGCAGTGGGGTGCCGGACGCAGGCGGACAACCTGGGGAGAGAGGCTGACGCGTCGGTCGTAGCGGTAGGTGGTCTTATGGTTCAGGGCAACGTGGATTCCCAAGGCACAGTCCTTTCCGTAATGATTGAAATCGTGGTGTCGCTTGTCGTTTCAGCGTTTTTGGGAACGACCGGGACTCGTTAGTGTCAAATGAAAAAAGTAAAATGTCAATTGAATGATAAAGGCCGTTTGGGCTTGGTTCCAACTTCGTCCACTTACCCCCTCGTTCCCACGCTCTGCGTGGGAATGGTTGGCCTTATACGTTCCCACGCAGAGCGTGGAAACGAGAGGTAATATGGGATCAGCCCGTTTTAATCGTTCCTAAATCCAGGTGGGCGAAGTTAGAATCAAGCCCGACATTTTTAATTTGGGCTTTGACATTACGGCCGAATGGCGAAGTACGGTATCTTTCGCCACCGGCCGGCACCGGCTACTGCTCTTGAACCCCCGTATTGGCCGCCAGTTTGATGTTGAAAAAGGTGGTGCCGATGGTCGTGTCCACCCGGTTCAGCCGGGTTTGCATGCCGTCCAGGTACTCGTGCATGCCCTGATCGATCACCTCGTCGATGTCGGTATAGGTCAAGTCGGCCTCAAGGCGGCCCAACTGTTTCTCGGCGGCATTCTGGGGCGGCCCCGTCGGCGCCGATCCGTCAATCCGGTTCAGGCAGACATTCGCTTTGGCGACGCAGTGGCGCATGGAACGCGGGAAGCCTTCATCGAAGATGAGAAAATCAGCCACGTTGCGCGGTGTGATCCGATGATAGCGCTTGCGAAACATCTCCAAAGCGCTGGCTGATTTGAGCACCGCGCTCCACTGGATATTATCCAGGGGGGTGTTGACCAGATCGGCCTGGGGCAGCAGCATGAAGTATTTCACGTCCAGGATGCGCGAGGTTTTGTCGGCCCGTTCGAGCATCATGCCGATGCGGGCAAAGTTCCAGGCCTCGCCATGACTCATGGTGCAGTCCATGAGGCCGGTGAAAAGATGGCTGCGCATCTGGATGATTTTGAAAAAGCGATGGGGATCGGACAGGGCAAAATCAGGACTGCAATTATCCGACAGTTCCAGATAGAAATTGTTCAGGTGCTCCCACATATCCGAGGAGATGATTTCCCGGATGGAGCGTGCGTTCTCGCGCGCCGCGGCCAGGCAGGTGATAATGGCGTTGGGATACTCGCGGTCAAAGGTGAGAAACCGGATCACCTGTTTCTTGTCGTAATCGGGGTAGTTCTTTTCGAACACCTTCTGATCGCCGGTGATCATTACCAGCGGTTCCCAGTGGTTGCCCTTTTCCATGGGCATGTCCAGGAGCAGGTTGAGGTTGACGCTGATGAAGCGGGCCACGTTCTCGGCCCGTTCGATATATCGGCACATCCAGTAAATGGTGTTGGCGACGCGGCTTAGCATTTTTTTTCTCCTTATTTTACAGTTGCCATAGGCACAATCCTTCAGACGATATGGGGTCGCGGGCATGGCCCGCTCCTACGGCACCGTCAACGCCGGGTGTCCCGTGGGGCATTGTAGGAGCGGGCCATGCCCGCGAAATGAACTAAAGCACCCAGGTGTCTTTACTGCCCCCGCCCTGCGATGAATTCACCACCAGCGATCCCTTGGGCAATGCCACGCGGGTCAGGCCGCCGGGCTGCACGTAAATCTCCTCGCCGAAGATAACGTAAGGGCGAAGGTCCACGTGGCGCCCTTCGATGCGATCCCCCACGATGGTGGGTACCCGCGAGAGCGAAATGGTGGGTTGGGCCATGTAATTGCGCGGCTCGGCTTTGATCTTCTCGGCAAAATCGGCGCGTTCTTCGGCCGTGGCATGGGGGCCCACCAGCATGCCGTATCCGCCCGATTCATTGGCCGCCTTGACCACCAACTGGTCCAGGTGCTCGAGCACATAGGCGCGGTCGTCGTCATCGCGGCAGATGTAGGTGGGCACGTTGGGCAAAATGGCATCCTCGCCGGTGTAGTATTTGATGATCGCCGGGACATAGGCATAGATCACTTTGTCGTCGGCGATGCCGGTACCCGGCGCGTTGGCCAGGGCCAGGCGGCCGTTTTTGTAGGCGCCGATCAATCCCTTGACCCCCAGCAGCGAATCGGGCCGGAACACCTCGGGGTCGATGAAGTCGTCGTCGATCCGCCGGTAGAGTACATCCACCCGCTTGAGGCCCTTGGTGGTGAGCATGTGAACGCAGCCGTTGTCCACGACCAGGTCCTGGCCCTCCACCAGTTCCACGCCCATCTGCTGGGAGAGAAACGAATGCTCGAAGTAGGCGCTGTTGTAGATGCCGGGCGTCAGTACGCCGATGGTCGGCGACACGATATGCTCCGGGACCAGGTACTCCAGCATTTCCAGCAGTTTGGAGGGGTACCCGTCCACCGGCCGGACCCGGCTGGCCTCGAAGACCTGGTGAAAGGTGCGTTTGAGCACCTCACGGTTTTCCAATACATAGGAAACGCCCGACGGGCAGCGCAGGTTGTCTTCCAGCACGTAAATAAGGCCGTCGCTGTCACGGACCAGGTCGGTACCGGTGACGTGGCACCAGATCCCCTTGGGCGGGGTGAACCCCTCGCACGCCGGGCGGTAGGTCCGGCTGGTCATGATCAGGTCCTCGGGCACCACTTTGTCCTTGAGGATTTTCTTCGCGTTGTAAATGTCCTGAATGAATTCATTGAGGGCGAAGATGCGCTGTTTGAGTCCGCTTTCAATCTGCTGCCAATCGTCTGCGGATACGATGCGCGGGATGATATCAAAGGGCCAGATTTTCTCGGTGCCTTCCTCGCGGCCATAGACATTGAAGGTGATGCCCATTTTCAGCAGCAGGGCTTCGGCCGCCTTCTGGCGCAGGGCCAGGTCACCCGCCGGTAGCGACTCGATCATGTCCACCAGCAGCCGGGCGCCGGGCCTGGGACTGCCGTCGGCAACAATCAATTCATCGTAAAAATCCTCCGGGTCGTATGTTGAAAATGTTTTCATCAGACCGTCTCCTCCCTGTTGTTATTTAGTGTCCATCCAGAAATAGGCAAATTGGGTTGAGATCAAGGCGTCCGAAAAATTTTACCACAGGCATATGGTTGATATTCCGAGGATAAAATTTTTCGTGCAACGCCGATATCGGGCAAATTGGTCATTTCTGGATGGATACTATTTAGACTCCAGCATCCCCTGAGTCTTAATAAAGACGACGATGTCGTCGATGCCCTGACCGGTTTTCATGTTGGTGAAGACAAAGGGTTTCTCCCCGCGCATGCGTCGGGTGTCGGTTTCCATGACATCCAGCGACGCACCGACCAGGGGCGCCAGGTCAATTTTGTTGATCACCAGAAGATCCGAGCGGGTGATTCCCGGTCCCCCCTTGCGGGGAATCTTGTCACCGGCGGCCACGTCGATCACGTAGATGAACAGATCGGCCAGCTCGGGGCTGAACGTGGCGCTGAGGTTGTCGCCGCCGCTCTCCACGAAAATGCAGTCCAGCCCGGGAAAACGCTGGGTGAGATCGGCCACGGCGGCCAGGTTCATGGAGGCATCCTCGCGGATGGCCGTGTGGGGACAACCGCCGGTTTCCACGCCCATGATGCGTGCTGCGTCAAGGGCCTGGTGGCGGATCAGGAATTCGGCATCCTCACGCGTGTAGATGTCGTTGGTCACCACGGCGATATCGGTTGTTTCGCGCATGGCCAGGCACAGGCCCAGCAGGAGCGCGGTCTTGCCCGAGCCCACCGGCCCGCCGATGCCGACCCGCAAGGGGGCGGGTTTGTCTGTCATGGTTGCCTCGCTCACGACCGGTAGAGTCGTGTGTATTGGGTTTCGTGGCCGCTGCTGGCCATGGCCATGGCCGGACTGGATGCGCCGATGGCATCGTCGTCCAAACACAGGCCTTGCTCCACGGCCGCCGCCACCGCCGGATCCATCTGCAACAGGATGCGATGGCCTTGGGTCTGCCCCAACGGGATGAGTTTGATGCCGGTCAGCACCTGGTTCTCCAGCCAGGACCAGAGGTAACCGGTGGCCGCCGCCACCCGGTCAATCTGCCAATGGGCCGCGGCCAGGGCGAAGCCGGCCAGCTGGCAGCGTTCGACCAGACCCGATGGGAGCAGGGGAACCGCCAGACCTTCCAGCAGGCGGACCATGGCGCTGCCCCGGTTGTGCTCTTCCAGGCGCAGTTCATGGGTTTCGCGGAAGGCCAGCAGCAGATCGCACCAGCGCATCAACGCCGCCTCGTCTTGATTTTGGCAAGCCGTCCGCATGCGATCCAACAGGGGGACGTCCACGCCGGTCAGGTTATGGGCGATCAGGTCGCGCAGCCAGCCTTCAAGATCGTCAGCATTTTTGATCCACCCACTTTCAACAGCCCACTCCAGCCCCTGGGAGTAGGCAAAGGCACCGGTGGGCAGAGACGGGCTCACCAGGTGCATCAGGCGCAGCAGACGATGATCTCCGTCAAACATGGTGATGGTGTCCGCCGCCATAGGCGCCGGCCTCCGGGTCGAAGGGTGCCTGATCGTGCCGCACGTCAAGGCCCAGGCCACGGATCATTTCGTCCAGTACCGGGTCGTGCAGGTAACGGATGCGATCCCTGTCGATCTCAAGGGGCGTGTGCCGGTTCCCCAGGTGGTAGCAGGCGCGGGCCATGGTCAGGGGGTCATGGCCGGTAACGGTGGAGAGCGCTTCATCGGCGGCACAGATCCGGACCACGTCACCACGGTCCGATACGAGCCGGTCACCATCGTGCAGCACGGTGCCGCGCGGCAGGAACAGGCCAGCCTCGGCACCATTGTCCAGAACCACCCGCAGACGGCTGCGGATGCGTTTTTCCCAGGGCAGGGTCAGGGTCGTGACCGGCGATTGATGGTTTTTCAGTTTATGGGTCAGGTGGATCATGGATGAGGTCTTTCTTCTTGTTGCTTCGTGGCAGGGGTAGGGGCACGGCGCGCCGTGCCCCTACGACCCATCAAAACAAAAAATAACGCTGGGCCAGGGGCAGCACTGTCGCCGGTTCGCAGGTGAGTAATTCACCGTCGGCCCGTACCTGATAGGTCTGCGGATCGACCTCGATGGTCGGCAGATAGTCGTTGAGGCGCATATCCGCCTTGCCGATGCCCCGGCATCCCTGCACAACGCCGATGTGCGATTTTAGGCCGATGGCCCCGGCCACGCCGGCATCCGCTGCTGCCCGGGAGAGGAAGGTGAGCGTGGTCGCCGGGAGCGCACCGCCGAAAGCGCCGAACATGGGGCGGTAGTGCACCGGCTGGGGCGAAGGGATCGATGCGTTGGGATCGCCCATGGGGGCGGCGGCGATCATGCCGCCCTTGACGACCAGGCTAGGCTTGACCCCGAACAGGGCCGGTTTCCAGAGCACCAGGTCGGCCAGTTTGCCCACCTCCACGGAGCCCACCTCGTGGGCGATGCCGTGGGCGATGGCCGGGTTGATGGTGTATTTGGCCACGTAGCGCCGGACGCGCAGGTTATCACTGGTGGCCGGATCGCCCGGCAGGCTGCCGCGCTGGGCTTTCATCTTGTGGGCCGTTTGCCAGGTGCGGATGATCACTTCGCCCACGCGGCCCATGGCCTGGGAGTCCGAGGCGATCATGGAAAAGGCGCCCAGATCGTGAAGGATATCCTCGGCGGCAATGGTCTCGCGGCGGATGCGCGATTCGGCGAAGGCCACGTCCTCGGCGATGCGCGGGTCAAGGTGGTGGCAGACCATGAGCATGTCCAGGTGCTCATCCACGGTGTTGACCGTAAAGGGCCGCGTGGGGTTGGTGGAAGAGGGCAGCACGTTGGGCAGGCCGCAGGCCCGGATGATGTCCGGCGCATGGCCGCCGCCGGCCCCCTCGGTGTGGTAGGTGTGGATCGTGCGATCCTTGAACGCGGCCAGGGTATGTTCCACAAAGCCCGACTCGTTGAGCGTATCGGTGTGGATGGCCACCTGCACGTCCATGCGGTCGGCCACCGCCAGGCAGGTGTCGATGGCCGCCGGTGTGGTGCCCCAGTCCTCGTGCAGTTTGAGGCCCATGGCGCCGGCGCGCACCTGCTCTTCCAGACCCAACGGCCGGCTGGCGTTGCCCTTGCCCATAAAGCCGAGGTTCATGGGCAGGCCGTCGGCCGCCTGCAGCATGCGCTGGATATTCCAGGTGCCGGGCGTGCAGGTGGTGGCGTTGGTGCCCGTGGCCGGTCCGGTGCCGCCGCCGAGCATGGTGGTGATGCCGCTGGTCAGGGCCTCCTCGATCTGCTGGGGGCAGATGAAGTGGATGTGGGCGTCGATACCGCCGGCAGTGACGATGGACGCCTCTCCGGCGATGGCCTCGGTACCCGGACCGATGACGATGTCCACCCCCGGCTGAACGTCGGGATTGCCGGCCTTGCCGATGCCGCTGATGCGGCCGTCCTTGATGCCGATGTCGGCCTTGACGATCCCCCAGTGATCGAGAATCAGGGCGTTGGTGATGACCACGTCCACGGCATCGGCGCCGCCGGCCTGGCTCTGGCCCATGCCGTCGCGGATCACCTTGCCGCCGCCGAATTTGACCTCGTCGCCGTAAACGGTGCGGTCTTCCTCAACTTCGATCCACAGCTCGGTG
This window harbors:
- the ureG gene encoding urease accessory protein UreG, with amino-acid sequence MTDKPAPLRVGIGGPVGSGKTALLLGLCLAMRETTDIAVVTNDIYTREDAEFLIRHQALDAARIMGVETGGCPHTAIREDASMNLAAVADLTQRFPGLDCIFVESGGDNLSATFSPELADLFIYVIDVAAGDKIPRKGGPGITRSDLLVINKIDLAPLVGASLDVMETDTRRMRGEKPFVFTNMKTGQGIDDIVVFIKTQGMLESK
- a CDS encoding urease accessory protein UreF, whose amino-acid sequence is MAADTITMFDGDHRLLRLMHLVSPSLPTGAFAYSQGLEWAVESGWIKNADDLEGWLRDLIAHNLTGVDVPLLDRMRTACQNQDEAALMRWCDLLLAFRETHELRLEEHNRGSAMVRLLEGLAVPLLPSGLVERCQLAGFALAAAHWQIDRVAAATGYLWSWLENQVLTGIKLIPLGQTQGHRILLQMDPAVAAAVEQGLCLDDDAIGASSPAMAMASSGHETQYTRLYRS
- a CDS encoding circularly permuted type 2 ATP-grasp protein, producing MKTFSTYDPEDFYDELIVADGSPRPGARLLVDMIESLPAGDLALRQKAAEALLLKMGITFNVYGREEGTEKIWPFDIIPRIVSADDWQQIESGLKQRIFALNEFIQDIYNAKKILKDKVVPEDLIMTSRTYRPACEGFTPPKGIWCHVTGTDLVRDSDGLIYVLEDNLRCPSGVSYVLENREVLKRTFHQVFEASRVRPVDGYPSKLLEMLEYLVPEHIVSPTIGVLTPGIYNSAYFEHSFLSQQMGVELVEGQDLVVDNGCVHMLTTKGLKRVDVLYRRIDDDFIDPEVFRPDSLLGVKGLIGAYKNGRLALANAPGTGIADDKVIYAYVPAIIKYYTGEDAILPNVPTYICRDDDDRAYVLEHLDQLVVKAANESGGYGMLVGPHATAEERADFAEKIKAEPRNYMAQPTISLSRVPTIVGDRIEGRHVDLRPYVIFGEEIYVQPGGLTRVALPKGSLVVNSSQGGGSKDTWVL
- the ureC gene encoding urease subunit alpha; translation: MKTMTRKAYAEMFGPTTGDRVRLADTELWIEVEEDRTVYGDEVKFGGGKVIRDGMGQSQAGGADAVDVVITNALILDHWGIVKADIGIKDGRISGIGKAGNPDVQPGVDIVIGPGTEAIAGEASIVTAGGIDAHIHFICPQQIEEALTSGITTMLGGGTGPATGTNATTCTPGTWNIQRMLQAADGLPMNLGFMGKGNASRPLGLEEQVRAGAMGLKLHEDWGTTPAAIDTCLAVADRMDVQVAIHTDTLNESGFVEHTLAAFKDRTIHTYHTEGAGGGHAPDIIRACGLPNVLPSSTNPTRPFTVNTVDEHLDMLMVCHHLDPRIAEDVAFAESRIRRETIAAEDILHDLGAFSMIASDSQAMGRVGEVIIRTWQTAHKMKAQRGSLPGDPATSDNLRVRRYVAKYTINPAIAHGIAHEVGSVEVGKLADLVLWKPALFGVKPSLVVKGGMIAAAPMGDPNASIPSPQPVHYRPMFGAFGGALPATTLTFLSRAAADAGVAGAIGLKSHIGVVQGCRGIGKADMRLNDYLPTIEVDPQTYQVRADGELLTCEPATVLPLAQRYFLF
- a CDS encoding DUF2126 domain-containing protein — translated: MGIHVALNHKTTYRYDRRVSLSPQVVRLRPAPHCRTPILSYSMTVTPKAHFINWQQDPFSNYLGRLVFTEKTDVFRVEVDLVAEMIIINPFDFFLEPDTKTFPFSYERRLKTDLAPYLEREPAGKRLAAYLAGIDRSPKSTIDFLVELNRRLSEEVSYLIRMEANVQSPEQTLTLGSGSCRDSAWLLVNILRHLGLAARFVSGYLIQLAPDVKSLDGPSGPEADFTDLHAWTEVYLPGAGWVGMDPTSGLFAGEGHIPLACSPEPLSAAPITGAVEKCEVEFGHTMSVRRVREEPRSTRPYPETVWDAIVALGDRVDRELETADVRLTMGGEPTFVSIDDMDGEQWNTAALGEEKRELSEQLIRKLRGQWASGGLLHYGQGKWYPGESLPRWALGCYWRTDGKPIWQDDRWIADTDKDYGFGAAEAKRFIETLADRLAVNRRFIRESYEDTLYYLYKEQLLPVNVTPTDPRLDDPEERVRMVRTFRNGLGAVAGYVLPLQYGSWKSGPWPLRSEHMFLLPGDSPAGLRLPLDSLPWVSETDYPYDHPLDPMAERGPLPDLHDGQHYLKGADEATAGDGVRPQPCPFDDPQPVVGESAAWIVRTALCVQPRNGRLYVFMPPIANLNGYLELIAAIEATAAATGLPVVVEGYTPPNDPRINSLKITPDPGVIEVNIQPMHNWREMVDTTTTLYETARQCRLATEKFMLDGRHTGTGGGNHIVVGGATPADSPFLRRPDLPRSLVTFWNNHPSLSFLFSGLFIGPTSQQPRIDEARHDSLYELEIAFAELDRQTGSDQPCPPWLVDRLFRHLLVDVSGNTHRAEFCIDKLYSPDSSAGRLGLLELRAFEMPPHARMSLAQQLLLRIAVAWFWKTPYRKKLVRWGTRLHDRFMLPDLVRKDFADVLTILRQAGYPVTMEFFHPHFEFRFPIYGRVVYQGMEMELRQALEPWHVLGEEPGGGGTARYVDSSVERVQVKVSGMTGERYIVACNGRRVPLQPTDAGDVFVAGIRYRAWQPPSCLHPTIGVHTPLTIDLFDTWSKRAVGGCTYHVGHPGGRNHETFPVNSWEAEGRRHARFIPGGHTPGSAEAVPDAETNPEFPYTLDLRRQTG
- the ureE gene encoding urease accessory protein UreE, whose protein sequence is MIHLTHKLKNHQSPVTTLTLPWEKRIRSRLRVVLDNGAEAGLFLPRGTVLHDGDRLVSDRGDVVRICAADEALSTVTGHDPLTMARACYHLGNRHTPLEIDRDRIRYLHDPVLDEMIRGLGLDVRHDQAPFDPEAGAYGGGHHHHV
- a CDS encoding alpha-E domain-containing protein gives rise to the protein MPATPYRLKDCAYGNCKIRRKKMLSRVANTIYWMCRYIERAENVARFISVNLNLLLDMPMEKGNHWEPLVMITGDQKVFEKNYPDYDKKQVIRFLTFDREYPNAIITCLAAARENARSIREIISSDMWEHLNNFYLELSDNCSPDFALSDPHRFFKIIQMRSHLFTGLMDCTMSHGEAWNFARIGMMLERADKTSRILDVKYFMLLPQADLVNTPLDNIQWSAVLKSASALEMFRKRYHRITPRNVADFLIFDEGFPRSMRHCVAKANVCLNRIDGSAPTGPPQNAAEKQLGRLEADLTYTDIDEVIDQGMHEYLDGMQTRLNRVDTTIGTTFFNIKLAANTGVQEQ